In one Dermacentor variabilis isolate Ectoservices chromosome 4, ASM5094787v1, whole genome shotgun sequence genomic region, the following are encoded:
- the LOC142578525 gene encoding uncharacterized protein LOC142578525 yields MPGIIWEEIDSTTMSRLGVDLIRDELARRELESTGSKEELIQRLEADIHQRPEATPRSSVERAGTAGNSGFTLDTATLESLALLFQQLLRPSTTVTTLPDLSSSIAYFDQSPAQNVNVWLNDVRRVHKLAAWDDATTCLIAASKLKGTARNWHLAFGNHHSTWETWSAALKETFSSQLTLIEWQERVIKIRPGPGESLQEYAYAKLRVVESCPVTLTDAQKIDYLLQGLQEPHVIAVIATNWPLTVRDFMSTCTSLDKCTQRAHDRASVKQPLLPQKPPPRSSQSGNLGRQQYNFQPPAPPTATTVQPRQRISELPKEQQERRYEAISAQYGAPAFRSGQDIAQATCYKCKELGHLASACPSRSNRAPP; encoded by the coding sequence ATGCCAGGAATTATTTGGGAGGAGATTGACTCAACGACCATGTCGCGGCTCGGAGTCGACCTTATCCGCGATGAATTGGCCCGACGCGAGTTAGAGAGCACCGGCTCTAAGGAAGAGCTCATTCAGCGCCTTGAAGCCGACATTCACCAACGTCCTGAGGCAACGCCACGGTCAAGCGTGGAGAGGGCGGGTACCGCCGGCAACTCAGGTTTTACCCTCGATACCGCGACGCTCGAAAGTCTGGCACTTCTGTTTCAACAGCTGCTACGCCCTTCGACTACAGTTACCACACTGCCAGACCTGTCGTCATCGATTGCTTACTTTGATCAGTCTCCAGCACAAAATGTTAATGTCTGGCTCAATGACGTCCGCCGGGTACATAAGCTTGCCGCATGGGACGACGCCACCACCTGTCTCATTGCCGCAAGTAAACTGAAAGGCACAGCTCGTAATTGGCACCTCGCTTTTGGAAATCACCATTCAACCTGGGAAACATGGAGCGCCGCCCTGAAGGAAACATTTTCATCGCAGCTCACCCTCATCGAATGGCAGGAACGCGTAATAAAGATCAGACCGGGCCCAGGCGAGAGCCTACAAGAGTACGCTTACGCAAAGCTGCGTGTGGTTGAAAGCTGCCCCGTTACCCTTACCGACGCCCAGAAGATTGATTACCTACTACAAGGTCTTCAAGAACCACATGTCATTGCGGTCATCGCCACTAATTGGCCGTTAACTGTGCGTGACTTCATGTCCACGTGCACAAGCCTAGACAAGTGCACTCAACGTGCCCATGACAGGGCAAGCGTAAAGCAGCCGCTGCTTCCACAGAAGCCACCCCCTCGTTCATCTCAAAGTGGCAATTTAGGACGTCAGCAATATAACTTCCAGCCACCAGCTCCGCCAACAGCTACAACAGTACAGCCAAGACAGCGCATTTCCGAGTTGCCCAAGGAACAACAGGAACGAAGATACGAAGCCATTTCTGCACAGTATGGGGCTCCAGCATTCCGGAGCGGCCAAGACATCGCACAAGCAACCTGTTACAAGTGCAAAGAGTTAGGGCATTTGGCGTCGGCATGTCCCTCGCGTAGTAACAGGGCACCACCGTGA